In Burkholderia sp. NRF60-BP8, a single window of DNA contains:
- a CDS encoding SEL1-like repeat protein: MMKKFLIVVAALTLCACTKKDNSVASSPDMGAVRANLAFTCIHQADRLPPLDPKADNLFRYARYLEKKDGPKDYDDVARYYRIAAAHGHYKANQNLQSLLSEGLANSPDPRSESVDLAMSLVRQNIPSGYYSVGHYLEIGYGLKQDSEAALRYFRKAADLGNPEAQYYIGDKLLPNDNAPDVARQMLACAADQGFGQAASLLGVDRMAAQSYSDAIAEFQKGVAAGDSQSASFLEKGFRGPPESNKLYYLGLANDPERSRRYELIGEFIDRNDGRNPRVPEIDKIVPLPPAKLPAWDGTFQWQKEQDVAVPPQKPSDEMINEMARAQNLDPKTGLPLERKAKQISQQEQSQNVAARLPLGAVARTGQQCPEDGVWCAKLEAGQVGDVERRFLKGDVLPSVVVHEPRRLAVLDSMLGTRQRMAPVSWELVAYLDQS; the protein is encoded by the coding sequence ATGATGAAAAAATTTTTGATCGTTGTTGCTGCGCTCACGTTATGTGCTTGTACCAAAAAGGATAATTCAGTGGCATCCTCTCCTGACATGGGCGCTGTTCGCGCCAATTTGGCTTTTACATGCATACATCAGGCAGATCGTCTACCACCGCTTGATCCAAAGGCTGACAATCTGTTTCGGTATGCACGCTATCTTGAAAAAAAAGATGGGCCAAAGGATTACGATGATGTTGCCCGGTATTATCGAATCGCTGCGGCGCACGGGCACTACAAGGCGAATCAAAATTTGCAATCGCTCCTTTCGGAGGGGCTAGCGAACTCGCCGGACCCGCGCTCAGAGTCTGTCGATCTCGCCATGTCGCTTGTTAGGCAGAATATTCCAAGTGGATATTATTCTGTTGGTCATTATCTAGAAATTGGTTATGGTCTAAAGCAGGACTCCGAGGCTGCTCTACGTTACTTTCGAAAAGCGGCTGACCTTGGTAATCCTGAGGCGCAATATTACATTGGTGACAAGTTATTGCCGAATGATAATGCTCCTGATGTCGCGCGGCAGATGCTGGCGTGTGCTGCTGATCAAGGCTTTGGTCAAGCAGCAAGCTTGTTGGGCGTGGACCGAATGGCTGCTCAATCGTATTCCGATGCTATTGCAGAATTTCAGAAAGGTGTTGCGGCAGGTGATTCTCAATCAGCTTCCTTTCTGGAAAAAGGCTTTAGAGGGCCACCGGAATCCAATAAGTTGTATTACCTCGGACTTGCGAACGATCCCGAGCGTTCGCGTCGCTATGAGCTAATCGGCGAATTCATTGATCGTAACGATGGCCGTAATCCCAGAGTTCCGGAGATTGACAAGATCGTACCGCTCCCGCCCGCGAAGCTCCCGGCGTGGGATGGTACATTCCAATGGCAAAAGGAGCAGGACGTCGCTGTCCCGCCACAGAAGCCTTCGGACGAGATGATCAATGAGATGGCGAGGGCTCAAAATCTCGATCCGAAAACCGGCCTGCCGCTTGAACGGAAAGCCAAGCAGATTTCGCAACAAGAGCAATCGCAAAACGTTGCGGCACGTCTGCCATTGGGGGCCGTCGCGCGTACCGGCCAGCAGTGTCCGGAAGATGGCGTATGGTGTGCGAAACTGGAGGCTGGTCAGGTTGGCGACGTGGAACGCAGGTTTCTTAAGGGTGACGTGTTGCCTTCCGTCGTCGTGCACGAACCTCGACGGCTAGCGGTCCTCGACAGCATGTTGGGTACACGTCAGCGCATGGCCCCTGTTTCGTGGGAACTCGTTGCATACCTTGATCAGTCGTGA
- a CDS encoding PAAR domain-containing protein produces the protein MTRYLILDGDHTTVAGTVRVKATPFELDGRHIAHEDDDVICPACKSIGKIQCAGPRLPMTGPDGRRVALSDDLCICKCTPPPKLVASQQAMSVDV, from the coding sequence ATGACCCGATACTTGATTCTCGATGGCGATCATACGACCGTGGCGGGAACCGTTCGTGTGAAGGCAACACCGTTTGAATTGGACGGCAGGCATATCGCGCACGAAGATGACGACGTAATTTGCCCAGCTTGCAAATCGATCGGCAAGATTCAATGCGCCGGTCCACGACTTCCAATGACAGGGCCGGATGGACGGCGCGTCGCGCTGAGCGATGACCTGTGTATTTGCAAGTGCACCCCGCCACCGAAGCTCGTTGCTTCACAACAGGCCATGTCGGTCGACGTGTGA
- a CDS encoding transcriptional regulator domain-containing protein, whose amino-acid sequence MADRLVLAQHRLFITRADWRNAEQYPKATFRDPSTWSWELLRRNSEYAQDYIQYRPDMLTFQRLPLRRRGASHVDRHGLL is encoded by the coding sequence ATGGCTGACCGCCTTGTCCTCGCCCAGCACCGTCTTTTCATCACCCGCGCCGACTGGCGTAATGCCGAACAATATCCCAAAGCGACCTTCCGCGATCCATCGACCTGGTCTTGGGAACTCCTCCGGCGCAATAGCGAGTACGCACAAGACTACATCCAGTATCGTCCCGATATGCTGACGTTCCAGCGGCTCCCGCTACGTCGACGCGGGGCATCACACGTCGACCGACATGGCCTGTTGTGA
- the sixA gene encoding phosphohistidine phosphatase SixA has translation MMNLILWRHAEAEDYATSDLARQLTVRGRKDAQAMAKWLRGRLETNTVILASPAARTVQTVEALTDQYRTVDALAPGGSVDDVLAAAGWPEGIAPTVVIVGHQPTLGSVAAQLIAGGDDSWSVKKGGIVWLASRTRDGSRQAVLRAVLTPELA, from the coding sequence ATGATGAACTTGATCCTGTGGCGCCACGCCGAGGCCGAAGACTACGCGACGAGCGATCTCGCGCGCCAGTTGACCGTGCGCGGCCGCAAGGACGCGCAGGCGATGGCCAAATGGCTGCGCGGCCGGCTCGAGACGAATACCGTGATCCTCGCGAGCCCGGCGGCGCGCACCGTACAGACCGTCGAGGCACTGACCGACCAGTACCGCACCGTCGACGCGCTCGCCCCGGGCGGCAGCGTCGACGACGTGCTGGCAGCGGCCGGCTGGCCGGAAGGCATCGCCCCGACGGTCGTGATCGTCGGCCACCAGCCGACGCTCGGCAGCGTCGCCGCGCAATTGATCGCCGGCGGCGACGACAGCTGGAGCGTCAAGAAGGGCGGAATCGTGTGGTTGGCTAGCCGCACGCGCGACGGCAGCCGGCAGGCCGTGCTGCGGGCCGTCCTGACGCCCGAACTGGCGTGA
- a CDS encoding GNAT family N-acetyltransferase: MRELPTPTLPFASLPLDTSRRHLPRASETVTSEYRLRAAWARTEDELREAQRLRYSVFAEEMGAQVSGPSGLDVDPFDAYCDHLLVRDLDTLKVVGTYRVLPPHQAARVGRLYAEGEFDLSRLTHLRGKMVEVGRSCVHSDYRSGAVIMALWGGLGAYMMQNGYETMLGCASVSMADGGHYAANLYQSLSAGSLTAPEYRAFPHTALPVDELQTGTVVAPPPLIKGYLRLGAKICGAPAWDPDFNCADFLTLFRLSDINARYARHFLG, from the coding sequence ATGCGAGAACTGCCGACGCCTACGCTCCCTTTTGCCTCGCTGCCCCTCGACACGTCGCGGCGCCACCTGCCGCGCGCCAGTGAAACCGTCACATCGGAGTATCGCCTGCGCGCCGCATGGGCGCGTACGGAAGACGAATTGCGCGAAGCCCAGCGCCTGCGCTACAGCGTGTTCGCCGAAGAAATGGGCGCGCAGGTCAGCGGCCCTTCCGGGCTCGACGTCGATCCGTTCGACGCGTATTGCGATCACCTCCTGGTCCGCGATCTCGACACGTTGAAAGTCGTCGGCACGTATCGCGTGCTGCCGCCGCACCAGGCGGCGCGTGTCGGCCGCCTGTACGCCGAAGGCGAATTCGACCTGTCGCGGCTCACGCACCTGCGCGGAAAGATGGTCGAGGTCGGCCGCTCGTGCGTGCACAGCGACTACCGCAGCGGCGCCGTCATCATGGCGCTGTGGGGCGGCCTCGGCGCGTACATGATGCAGAACGGCTACGAGACGATGCTCGGCTGCGCGAGCGTGTCGATGGCCGATGGCGGTCACTACGCGGCGAACCTGTACCAGTCGCTGTCGGCAGGCTCGCTGACGGCGCCCGAGTATCGCGCGTTCCCGCACACGGCGCTGCCGGTCGACGAACTGCAGACGGGCACCGTCGTCGCGCCGCCGCCGCTGATCAAGGGTTACCTGCGTCTCGGTGCAAAGATTTGCGGCGCACCGGCCTGGGATCCCGACTTCAACTGCGCGGATTTCCTGACGCTGTTCCGCCTGTCGGACATCAACGCGCGCTACGCCCGCCACTTCCTGGGCTGA
- a CDS encoding MATE family efflux transporter produces the protein MSESALPHGAGGAAAVVTHRRVLALAFPIVVANLTQPILGAVDTAVAGHLDGAQYLGGVALGGLFFNFVFWGFGFLRMGTTGLVAQAHGAGDDAGIRLNLLRALIVAFALGATVLALQAPLLSFALSALGGSDAVHATALAYSHARIWSAPFALANYVVLGYLLGVQRVRLALVAQVFINAVNIGAVLLYVYGFGWGIAGIGAATATADACGFALGAWMLWRLRPRGLAPLAVRALADRVALKRLIVLNRDIFLRTLCVLGAFGWFAHLGAKQGDATLAANALLLNFQTFMAYGLDGFAHAAEALVGAAAGARDRHAFRQAVRVTLFWSALGALLFALVYWVAGGWIVARLTDQAEIRAVALRYLPWAAISPIVSVWGFLLDGVFIGATQTQSLMRAMVVSLSIFVAATLAAVDTFGNHGLWFALLVFMAARGVTLARYLPALLRRIGADPQAASAARA, from the coding sequence ATGTCCGAATCCGCGTTACCGCACGGGGCCGGCGGCGCTGCGGCCGTCGTCACGCACCGGCGCGTGCTCGCGCTCGCGTTCCCGATCGTCGTCGCGAACCTGACCCAGCCGATCCTCGGCGCCGTCGACACGGCCGTCGCCGGCCACCTCGACGGGGCGCAATATCTCGGCGGCGTCGCGCTCGGCGGCCTGTTCTTCAATTTCGTGTTCTGGGGCTTCGGCTTCCTGCGGATGGGAACGACCGGGCTCGTCGCGCAAGCGCATGGCGCCGGCGACGACGCCGGGATCCGCCTGAATCTGCTGCGCGCGCTGATCGTCGCGTTCGCGCTCGGCGCCACGGTGCTGGCGCTGCAGGCGCCGCTGCTGTCGTTCGCGCTGTCCGCGCTCGGCGGCAGCGACGCCGTCCACGCGACGGCGCTCGCATACAGCCACGCACGGATCTGGAGTGCGCCGTTCGCGCTCGCGAACTACGTGGTGCTCGGCTATCTGCTCGGCGTGCAGCGCGTTCGACTCGCACTCGTCGCACAGGTGTTCATCAATGCGGTGAACATCGGCGCCGTGCTGCTCTACGTGTACGGCTTCGGTTGGGGCATCGCCGGCATCGGCGCCGCGACCGCCACCGCGGACGCGTGCGGCTTCGCGCTCGGCGCGTGGATGCTGTGGCGGCTGCGGCCGCGCGGCCTTGCACCGCTCGCGGTACGCGCGCTGGCCGACCGGGTGGCGCTCAAGCGGCTGATCGTGCTCAATCGCGACATCTTCCTGCGCACCCTGTGCGTGCTCGGCGCCTTCGGATGGTTCGCGCATCTCGGCGCAAAACAAGGCGACGCGACACTCGCCGCGAATGCGCTGCTGCTGAATTTTCAGACCTTCATGGCGTACGGCCTCGACGGCTTCGCGCATGCGGCCGAGGCGCTCGTCGGCGCGGCGGCCGGCGCGCGCGATCGCCACGCTTTCCGGCAAGCCGTACGCGTCACGCTGTTCTGGTCGGCGCTCGGTGCGCTGCTGTTCGCGCTCGTTTACTGGGTGGCGGGCGGCTGGATCGTCGCACGTCTGACCGACCAGGCCGAGATCCGCGCCGTCGCGCTGCGCTACCTGCCGTGGGCCGCGATCTCGCCGATCGTGTCGGTCTGGGGTTTCCTGCTCGACGGCGTGTTCATCGGCGCGACGCAGACGCAATCGCTGATGCGCGCGATGGTCGTGTCGCTGTCGATCTTCGTCGCGGCCACGCTCGCCGCCGTCGACACGTTCGGCAATCACGGCCTCTGGTTCGCGCTGCTGGTATTCATGGCGGCGCGCGGCGTGACGCTCGCGCGCTACCTGCCGGCGCTGTTACGGCGCATTGGCGCCGACCCGCAAGCCGCATCCGCGGCCCGCGCGTGA
- a CDS encoding DUF2288 domain-containing protein, producing MSSDQHSATGASHSPLYAKLLGETAKIDWCDLERFFAQGKLLSVARDLDLVSVAEAVASDDTEQVTRWLSSGLVARMPAETAADYAARNPELWAVVVSPWVCVQERA from the coding sequence ATGTCCTCTGATCAACACTCCGCCACGGGCGCGTCGCACAGCCCGCTCTACGCCAAACTCCTCGGCGAGACCGCCAAGATCGACTGGTGCGATCTCGAGCGCTTCTTCGCACAAGGCAAGCTGTTGTCGGTTGCGCGCGACCTCGATCTCGTCAGCGTCGCGGAAGCGGTCGCCAGCGACGACACCGAACAGGTCACGCGCTGGCTGTCGTCCGGCCTCGTCGCGCGCATGCCGGCCGAGACCGCCGCCGACTACGCGGCGCGCAATCCGGAACTGTGGGCGGTCGTCGTCTCGCCGTGGGTCTGCGTGCAGGAACGCGCCTGA
- a CDS encoding acyl-CoA synthetase: MLPAADRYDHLLSRFHWDIPTHYNIGVDVCDKWADGSGRLALIHETAQGDVSRITFDDLKNASNRLANSFARAGLRRGDRIGIFLAQGPETAIAHLAAYKSGAIAVPLFTLFGVDALEYRLANSEAAALVTDAAGYAKIAPLRARLPALHTVYCVGDDAPDAPGVLRYDAALAAESPDFVPVDTAADDPAVIIYTSGTTGKPKGALHAHRVLLGHLPGVEMSQQCFPRDARLFWTPADWAWIGGLLDVLLPSWHHGVPVLARRFEKFDGEAAFALMARHGVTHAFLPPTALKLMRAVAAPRERYALSLKSVASGGESLGTELTAWGRDALGVTINEFYGQTECNMVLSSCAALFDAQPGAIGKAVPGHAVAIVDADGAPLPPGVEGRIAVRRPDPVMFLEYWRNPGATRDKFAGDYLLTGDTGTIDADGFVRFVGRDDDVITSAGYRIGPGPIEDCLLTHPAVRMAAVVGVPDATRTEIVKAFVVLNPGHAGDAALVHALQEHVRTRLAAHEYPRAIAFVDSLPMTATGKIVRRALRDA; this comes from the coding sequence ATGCTGCCCGCCGCCGACCGCTACGACCACCTCCTCTCCCGCTTCCACTGGGACATTCCGACGCATTACAACATCGGCGTGGACGTGTGCGACAAATGGGCCGACGGCAGCGGACGCCTCGCGCTGATCCACGAAACCGCGCAAGGCGACGTCTCCCGCATCACGTTCGACGACCTGAAGAATGCTTCTAACCGGCTCGCGAACAGCTTTGCGCGCGCCGGCCTGCGGCGCGGCGACCGAATCGGCATCTTTCTCGCGCAGGGCCCCGAAACGGCGATCGCCCATCTCGCCGCGTACAAGTCCGGCGCGATCGCCGTGCCGCTCTTCACGCTGTTCGGCGTCGATGCGCTCGAGTACCGGCTCGCGAACAGCGAGGCCGCCGCGCTCGTCACCGACGCGGCCGGCTACGCGAAGATCGCGCCGCTGCGCGCACGACTGCCGGCACTGCATACCGTCTACTGCGTCGGCGACGATGCGCCCGATGCGCCGGGCGTGCTGCGCTATGACGCGGCGCTCGCCGCCGAATCGCCGGATTTCGTGCCGGTCGATACGGCCGCCGACGATCCGGCCGTGATCATCTATACGTCCGGCACGACGGGCAAGCCGAAAGGCGCGCTACACGCGCATCGCGTGCTGCTCGGCCACCTGCCGGGCGTCGAGATGTCGCAGCAGTGCTTCCCGCGCGACGCACGCCTGTTCTGGACGCCCGCCGACTGGGCATGGATCGGCGGGCTGCTCGACGTGCTGCTGCCGTCATGGCATCACGGCGTGCCGGTGCTCGCGCGCCGCTTCGAGAAATTCGACGGCGAGGCGGCGTTCGCACTGATGGCGCGGCACGGCGTCACCCACGCGTTTCTGCCGCCCACCGCGCTGAAGCTGATGCGCGCCGTCGCGGCGCCGCGCGAACGCTACGCGCTGTCGCTGAAATCGGTCGCAAGCGGCGGCGAATCGCTCGGCACCGAATTGACGGCGTGGGGCCGCGACGCGCTCGGCGTGACGATCAACGAGTTCTACGGGCAGACCGAATGCAACATGGTGCTGTCGTCGTGCGCGGCGCTGTTCGATGCGCAGCCCGGCGCGATCGGCAAGGCGGTGCCCGGCCATGCGGTCGCGATCGTCGACGCGGACGGCGCACCGCTGCCGCCCGGCGTCGAAGGCCGCATCGCGGTGCGCCGCCCCGATCCGGTGATGTTTCTCGAATACTGGCGCAACCCCGGCGCGACGCGCGACAAGTTCGCGGGCGACTACCTGCTCACCGGCGATACGGGCACGATCGACGCCGACGGTTTCGTGCGCTTCGTCGGCCGCGACGACGACGTGATCACGAGCGCCGGTTACCGGATCGGCCCGGGCCCGATCGAGGATTGCCTGCTCACGCATCCGGCGGTGCGAATGGCGGCCGTCGTCGGCGTGCCCGACGCGACGCGCACCGAAATCGTCAAGGCGTTCGTCGTGCTGAACCCCGGCCACGCCGGCGACGCTGCGCTCGTTCACGCGCTGCAGGAACACGTGCGCACGCGGCTCGCCGCGCACGAGTATCCGCGCGCGATCGCGTTCGTCGACAGCCTGCCGATGACCGCCACCGGCAAGATCGTGCGCCGGGCGCTGCGCGACGCGTGA
- a CDS encoding peptidoglycan DD-metalloendopeptidase family protein, giving the protein MFETTTKRLFAAACAALLVACGSAPVGPGFYRVERGDTLYKIARDNRTSVQSIVRWNQMTNPDAIEVGQVLRVAPPPGTATASTPSSTGTGSAGRARPAPSAPVESAVKPATSIALIWPAAGNVVRTFDGSKSKGIDIANSPGTPVVAAAPGVVVYAGNGLRGYGNLIILKHNADYLTAYAHNRALLVKEGQSVTQGQSIAEMGNSDSDRVALHFELRYGGRSIDPSRYLPAR; this is encoded by the coding sequence ATGTTCGAAACAACAACGAAGCGACTCTTCGCAGCCGCCTGCGCCGCCCTGCTCGTCGCGTGCGGCTCCGCGCCCGTCGGCCCCGGGTTCTATCGCGTAGAGCGTGGCGACACGCTCTACAAGATCGCGCGCGACAACCGCACGTCGGTACAGAGCATCGTGCGCTGGAACCAGATGACGAACCCCGATGCGATCGAAGTCGGCCAGGTGCTGCGCGTCGCACCGCCGCCCGGCACGGCCACCGCATCGACGCCATCGAGCACCGGCACCGGCAGCGCGGGCCGCGCGCGCCCGGCCCCTTCCGCGCCGGTCGAATCGGCCGTGAAACCGGCCACGAGCATTGCGCTGATCTGGCCGGCGGCCGGCAACGTGGTGCGCACGTTCGACGGCTCGAAATCGAAGGGCATCGACATCGCGAATTCGCCGGGCACGCCGGTGGTTGCGGCCGCACCGGGTGTCGTGGTCTATGCCGGTAACGGGTTGCGCGGCTACGGCAACCTGATCATCCTGAAGCACAACGCCGATTACCTGACGGCCTACGCGCACAATCGCGCGTTGCTGGTGAAGGAAGGTCAATCGGTCACGCAAGGGCAATCGATCGCCGAGATGGGCAACAGCGACAGCGATCGCGTCGCGCTGCATTTCGAGTTGCGCTATGGCGGCCGCTCGATCGATCCGTCACGCTACCTGCCGGCGCGCTGA
- a CDS encoding aldose epimerase family protein, protein MPIFQQHDIHELHAGPSLVRVAPQFGGRLLSWHVDGEPVIFWPETADWSNLARVRGGNPLLFPFLGRHRVDGEIGRWRDAAGVVRDLPMHGFARDLPFDAHPSADGAALTMTLDANDTLRASYPFDFRFETTYRLADAHTLEAALTTTNRGDTPLPYYAGHHFYFALPHGERADTLLELPPTRRCQQRADGSISPLEPGEARYRLDNPDILDRFHCLDGEPSAPVRIVMPGRGRTIEIALDVPGSIPWYAVTTWTEKPDSDFYCVEPWLGLPDAIHNGLGLRMLAPGATETATLRIRVAPLAG, encoded by the coding sequence ATGCCGATCTTCCAGCAACACGACATTCACGAACTTCACGCCGGCCCGTCGCTCGTCCGGGTCGCTCCGCAATTCGGCGGCCGTCTGCTGTCCTGGCACGTCGACGGCGAACCGGTGATCTTCTGGCCGGAAACCGCCGATTGGAGCAACCTCGCCCGCGTGCGCGGCGGCAATCCGCTGCTGTTCCCGTTCCTCGGCCGCCACCGCGTCGACGGTGAAATCGGCCGCTGGCGCGACGCCGCCGGCGTGGTTCGCGATCTGCCGATGCACGGTTTTGCGCGCGACCTGCCGTTCGACGCGCACCCGTCGGCCGACGGCGCCGCGCTGACGATGACGCTCGACGCGAACGACACGCTGCGCGCGAGCTACCCGTTCGATTTCCGGTTCGAAACGACCTACCGGCTGGCCGACGCGCACACGCTGGAAGCCGCGTTGACGACGACCAATCGCGGCGATACGCCGCTGCCCTATTACGCCGGCCACCATTTCTATTTCGCGCTGCCGCATGGCGAGCGGGCCGACACCCTCCTCGAGCTGCCGCCGACCCGCCGTTGCCAACAGCGCGCGGACGGCTCGATCAGCCCGCTCGAACCGGGCGAAGCCCGTTACCGCCTCGACAATCCGGACATCCTCGATCGCTTCCACTGTCTCGACGGCGAGCCGTCCGCGCCGGTGCGCATCGTGATGCCGGGCCGCGGTCGCACGATCGAGATCGCGCTGGACGTGCCGGGCTCGATCCCGTGGTACGCGGTCACGACGTGGACAGAAAAGCCGGATTCGGACTTCTACTGCGTCGAGCCGTGGCTCGGCCTGCCCGATGCGATCCACAACGGCCTCGGGCTGCGCATGCTCGCACCGGGCGCGACCGAAACGGCCACGCTGCGGATCCGCGTCGCCCCGCTCGCCGGCTGA
- a CDS encoding undecaprenyl-diphosphate phosphatase: MSLWFLVFLSVLQGVTELFPVSSLGHTLLVPALFGMHIDKHAPQLLPFLVALHLGTALALLWYFRARWIALIGGFFAQLGGRKNDDGHLMWALIIGTIPTGIVGLLLEKRIERVFHDLRIVAIALIVNGVLLWLGDRIQRSRAHRPPEKMTFKQAFFVGLAQIGALIPGFSRSGLTMIAGNAAGLTAEKAAEFSFLLGTPIIFAAGVLELPKLFHARDQLADALLGGVLTAIAAYLSVRFLMRYFEGRGRLASFGVYCVIAGVFCLGWFMLHPQPV; encoded by the coding sequence GTGAGCCTCTGGTTTCTGGTATTCCTGAGCGTCCTGCAGGGCGTAACCGAACTCTTCCCCGTCAGCAGTCTTGGCCATACGCTGCTCGTGCCGGCGCTGTTCGGCATGCACATCGACAAGCACGCGCCGCAACTGCTGCCCTTTCTCGTCGCGCTCCACCTCGGCACCGCGCTGGCGCTGCTGTGGTACTTTCGCGCGCGCTGGATCGCGCTGATCGGCGGCTTCTTCGCGCAGCTCGGCGGCCGCAAGAACGACGACGGGCATCTGATGTGGGCGCTGATCATCGGCACGATCCCGACCGGCATCGTCGGGCTGCTGCTCGAGAAGCGCATCGAACGCGTGTTTCACGATCTGCGGATCGTCGCGATCGCGCTGATCGTCAACGGCGTGTTGCTGTGGCTCGGCGATCGCATTCAGCGTAGCCGCGCGCATCGGCCGCCCGAGAAGATGACGTTCAAGCAGGCGTTCTTCGTGGGCCTTGCGCAGATCGGCGCGCTGATTCCGGGCTTCTCGCGCAGCGGGTTGACGATGATCGCCGGCAACGCGGCGGGGCTGACGGCGGAGAAGGCGGCGGAATTCTCGTTCCTGCTCGGCACGCCGATCATCTTCGCCGCGGGCGTGCTCGAATTGCCGAAGCTGTTCCATGCGCGCGATCAGCTCGCCGATGCGCTGCTCGGCGGCGTGCTGACGGCGATCGCCGCATACCTGAGCGTGCGGTTCCTGATGCGCTATTTCGAAGGGCGCGGCCGGCTCGCGTCGTTCGGCGTGTATTGCGTGATCGCCGGCGTGTTCTGCCTCGGCTGGTTCATGCTGCATCCGCAGCCGGTTTGA
- a CDS encoding DUF3592 domain-containing protein, with protein MTKSAEAMKAVFFCLLGVALLAGMAYSIVDTRAFLKDAEVANGQVVALNAGGSHPEIAFVTSTGEHVSYAQGGLVFGMKVGDAVQVRYLASSPKTSATLDRFLAIWTVPIFLGFFGVSAVLGGFLSFPRS; from the coding sequence ATGACGAAGTCAGCTGAAGCGATGAAAGCGGTGTTTTTCTGCCTGCTTGGTGTGGCCTTACTCGCAGGTATGGCCTATTCGATCGTCGATACGCGCGCCTTTCTCAAGGACGCTGAGGTTGCGAATGGGCAGGTCGTTGCGTTAAATGCCGGCGGTAGTCATCCCGAAATTGCATTCGTGACCTCCACCGGTGAGCATGTCTCATACGCTCAAGGCGGTCTCGTGTTCGGTATGAAAGTCGGTGACGCGGTGCAAGTGCGCTATCTCGCGTCTTCGCCCAAGACATCTGCAACCTTGGATCGATTTTTGGCGATCTGGACCGTACCGATCTTCCTGGGTTTCTTTGGTGTGAGTGCGGTGTTAGGGGGCTTCCTTAGTTTTCCTCGGTCTTGA